The stretch of DNA TGTCTGTGTGGCAACTGTTTGGACCGTACTACAAGTCAGCGGCAATTGGACATTAAGTATTATACTTGGTCTTGTGTTCTGGCTGGGGAGTTCGATCATTGTATCTTCATTAAGAGACAAGATTATAAAAAGTAAGAAAAACACAGTTAGGGCTGCCTGATAATAGGTTATGACATATATAAAGTAAAAAACAAGACGGCAAGTGGCCGCCTTGTTTATCGTTACATATAGTGTGATTCAATATAAAACCTATTCCTCCGTTTCTTCTGTGCCTTCTTCATTTTGTTCTGTTTCTTCTGTTTCAGTATCATCATTTCCAGTATCGCTACATCCAGTGGCAACTCCAAGCAACATAAAAACGGACATCATTGCAACTAACCAAGTTTTGTAACTTTTCATCTCAAACTTCCTCCTTGAATGCTTGCAATTTGTACTACAGGATTATCATACAAGCTTTTGAAACGAAAAAGATTTAATTTTCCATTTCTTAACATTCTTTAACCTTCTCTTTATCAAACTTCAAACGAATTGACGCATAATTTACAAAAATTTTAAAATGCTCTCTTTTTGATGATCAGCAAACTAATGATTGACCGACGGTTATAATTTTGTTACTCTATACTTAACTTTTATTCTTATCAAGAAACTTTTAAAATTAAATCGTAATAAATAGATGAATCATATAGAATGAGTGATAGAAAATAACACTAGAAGGTGGGTATAAATGAACTTACAAGCAGATGTTTGTATCGTTGGCGGCGGACCTGCAGGGACATTACTCGGACATTTATTAGCTAAAAACGGGGTATCGACCATTATTATTGAACGATCTGCTGGAGTTAATCGTCAATTCAGAGGCGAGCATATTAATGCCGAAACAGAGGCAATTCTAAAAGAACATCAATTATTTAAGAGAATAGAAGAGCTTGGGATTCTAAAAATGAAAAAAGTAGAATACTTCTCTGGTAGAAAGATAGTAAAGAGTATCACCCCTGGAAACCACGAAGATCATGTAGGAATTCATGTGCCTCAAGGACATTTATTAACAGCTATTATCGAAGAGTCAGAAGAAAACAAACATTTTCAACTATTATTTAACACCACTGTTAAAGAACTGATTCAAGATGATCAAGGTTACTACACAGGCGTGAAAGCCATACAGAATGGGGAAGAAATTCTCATTTCTAGCAAGGTAACGGTAGGTGCAGATGGCCGATATTCAACCGTTAGAAAGTTAGCAAAAATTCCTACTGTTGAAATGACTCATGGATATGATGTATTGTGGGCGAAAATTCCTGCTCCAGCAGGATGGGAACCTACAACTAGAATGGTACTGGTAAATGGACATCAGTTGGCATTATTTTCACAGACGGGGGGCCTCATCCAAATCGGCTGGAATATTGCCGAAGGATCATTTCCAACCTTGAGGAAAGAATCTTTGCAGCCATTTCTTGATCCATTGATAGAAAGTTTTCCGGAACTAGAGGAAAGTATTAAAGAGCACCTTCAATCTTGGAATAACTTTGTCTGTCTAAAGGTGCAAAGCTCTCGATGCGAAACATGGGTAGAGGACGGATTAATCCTCATAGGGGATGCTGCACATACAATGACACCAACAGGTGCAATCGGAATTAATTGTGGAATGAAAGACGCTCATATCTTAGCACCAATCCTTACCAAAGCCATAGAAGAAAAAGATATAAGTGCAGGCCAACTGAAAATATTCGAAATGAACAGAAAAAATGAAATCAAAACCCAACAAATCATGCAAGTACTGCAAGAAACAACATTTTCTGAGAAGTTCGCATAATAAAAACGGTGACAGGCACCAAATATACAAAAATTCGCTTTTATGTAGCGATTTTTGTATATTTGGTGCTTTTTTGTTTTAGCTATGTTGTAGGATTGGCTTGAATGGGAGATTATATGTTTACTGATTATGGAGGGGTAATTAAGATGAATTTGAAGGTTTCACTTACTCGTGCTTTTTTTATTAGTTTGGTATCGCTCATGGCTTTTAGCTTTGTGGCGATTCTTATAAGGGCAGACAAGATTGTTGATTTTGATCATACCATTATTCGTGCTGTCCAATCTCAAGAGTTTCTTTTCTTGACCAAGATCATGGAGTTTTTTACTGTGGTTGGGTCTACGCAAGTTGTGATTGTATTATGTTTACTGATTATCTTTTTTCTTTATAAGGTCCTGCACCACCGTAAAGAATTGATATTATTTATTGCTGTAGTGGCCGGGTCGCCTTTACTGAACTTATTGCTTAAAGAAATCTTCCAAAGAGCACGTCCTGATTTACATCGCCTGATAGAAATTGGTGGATATAGCTTTCCAAGTGGTCATGCGATGAATGCCTTTACGGTGTATGGAATTCTAACCTTCCTACTATGGCGGCATATTTTCACTCGAACAGGTCGGACCCTATTATTGCTTTTTAGTGCCTTTGTTGTCTTCATGATAGGGGTGAGCAGGATTTATTTAGGTGTTCACTACCCTAGTGATGTAATTGGCGGGTATTTCGCCAGTGGTTTCTGGCTGGCAACATCCATTTGGTTCTTTCAATGGTATATGGAAAGACAACCGCATCTGGCTAGTAGGATGCTAAAAAGATCTTAAATTTGAAACAAAGGAACATAGACATGGAATATATAACAACAAACCAGTGGGCTGAAGACCTATGGCAAAAGACTCGAGATATCTATAATGTGGCTTTTGGAGAGCATGCAACCAAGCCAGAAAAGATAATTCGAAACATGTTTGCAAGGGGACTTTGTTCTCTGCACGTGTTAATGGAAAACGATAAAGTTCTTTGTATGGCGTTGACTGGTTCTCTGACTGGGTCAAGTGTGTTACTGCTTGATTATTTGGCAGTTCGTAAGGATTCCCGTGGTCATGGAATCGGGAAAGATTTTTTCAATTATATAATCGAATGGGCACGTTCACAGTCTCAATATAAACGTATATTAGTTGAGGTGGAATGTGATGAAACGCCCGAAAATCATGCAAGAATACATTTCTGG from Neobacillus sp. CF12 encodes:
- a CDS encoding FAD-dependent monooxygenase, which gives rise to MNLQADVCIVGGGPAGTLLGHLLAKNGVSTIIIERSAGVNRQFRGEHINAETEAILKEHQLFKRIEELGILKMKKVEYFSGRKIVKSITPGNHEDHVGIHVPQGHLLTAIIEESEENKHFQLLFNTTVKELIQDDQGYYTGVKAIQNGEEILISSKVTVGADGRYSTVRKLAKIPTVEMTHGYDVLWAKIPAPAGWEPTTRMVLVNGHQLALFSQTGGLIQIGWNIAEGSFPTLRKESLQPFLDPLIESFPELEESIKEHLQSWNNFVCLKVQSSRCETWVEDGLILIGDAAHTMTPTGAIGINCGMKDAHILAPILTKAIEEKDISAGQLKIFEMNRKNEIKTQQIMQVLQETTFSEKFA
- a CDS encoding phosphatase PAP2 family protein; protein product: MNLKVSLTRAFFISLVSLMAFSFVAILIRADKIVDFDHTIIRAVQSQEFLFLTKIMEFFTVVGSTQVVIVLCLLIIFFLYKVLHHRKELILFIAVVAGSPLLNLLLKEIFQRARPDLHRLIEIGGYSFPSGHAMNAFTVYGILTFLLWRHIFTRTGRTLLLLFSAFVVFMIGVSRIYLGVHYPSDVIGGYFASGFWLATSIWFFQWYMERQPHLASRMLKRS
- a CDS encoding GNAT family N-acetyltransferase; amino-acid sequence: MEYITTNQWAEDLWQKTRDIYNVAFGEHATKPEKIIRNMFARGLCSLHVLMENDKVLCMALTGSLTGSSVLLLDYLAVRKDSRGHGIGKDFFNYIIEWARSQSQYKRILVEVECDETPENHARIHFWKKCGFQLLDDYKHCYKWGPQHYMAMVLHLKGKPAAPLKGEDCLKYMASFHKESYKLG